In a genomic window of Lacrimispora sp. BS-2:
- a CDS encoding GH25 family lysozyme — protein sequence MKKNTKLRIALCLAAGLMTLKATAVPKDGFSSEAWKLENGQYVDASGIPIEGALEKGITVSKYQNRQNESNGGIDWKKVAQDGISFAMVRIGYLNDVDPYYSINMKGAAEGGLKTGVFFYTQALDTHTAIEEARYVLRMVKDYQISYPIAYDVESQHLLDNRLSKQQITDNINAFCKTISDAGYRPVVYANNKWLTNYIDMKQIPYDVWYARYGTVNNYKNRTIWQCTDQGRVEGIDGDVTIEFSFADYNALIPSEGWKSIDGNRYYTKNYVKQTGWIQVGGIWYYLDSNGIMIHDTTMDIDGITYTFGSDGAMVQ from the coding sequence ATGAAAAAGAATACAAAGCTGAGAATAGCCTTATGCCTTGCAGCCGGCCTTATGACTTTAAAAGCAACGGCAGTACCCAAGGACGGATTTTCTTCGGAGGCATGGAAGCTGGAGAACGGACAATATGTGGATGCCTCCGGTATCCCGATTGAAGGCGCCCTGGAAAAGGGAATTACCGTATCAAAGTATCAGAACCGCCAGAATGAGTCAAACGGCGGGATCGATTGGAAGAAGGTGGCACAGGATGGAATTTCCTTTGCCATGGTGCGGATCGGTTATCTCAATGACGTGGATCCCTATTATTCCATAAATATGAAAGGCGCAGCGGAAGGCGGGCTTAAGACCGGTGTATTTTTCTACACCCAGGCTCTTGATACCCACACTGCAATAGAGGAAGCCAGATATGTCCTTCGGATGGTAAAGGATTACCAGATTTCCTATCCCATTGCATATGATGTGGAATCCCAGCACCTTCTTGATAATCGTTTATCAAAGCAGCAGATTACGGACAATATCAATGCATTCTGCAAGACCATTTCGGATGCAGGATACCGGCCGGTGGTTTATGCCAACAACAAATGGCTGACCAATTACATTGATATGAAACAGATACCCTATGATGTCTGGTACGCCAGATATGGCACTGTAAACAACTACAAGAACCGTACCATCTGGCAGTGCACGGACCAGGGAAGAGTGGAAGGGATCGATGGAGATGTGACCATTGAGTTCTCCTTTGCGGATTACAACGCCCTGATTCCTTCGGAAGGCTGGAAAAGTATTGACGGAAACCGGTATTATACCAAAAATTATGTAAAACAGACCGGTTGGATCCAGGTGGGAGGCATCTGGTATTATCTTGATTCCAATGGCATCATGATTCATGATACCACCATGGATATAGACGGAATTACCTATACCTTTGGCTCTGACGGAGCCATGGTACAATGA
- a CDS encoding pyridoxal phosphate-dependent aminotransferase, translated as MIADKMRPLVENNSAIRAMFEEGKKMAAVYGRENVYDFSLGNPNVPAPPAVNQAILDIIREEETTLIHGYMSNAGFEETRAAVAQSLNRRFGTHFRLENILMTVGAASGMNVILKTILDPGDEVVVFAPYFMEYGSYVRNYDGVLVVISPDKSSFQPDLKEFEMRITPRTKAVIINTPNNPTGVVYSAETLSQIAGILKKKETEFGTQIVLISDEPYRELAYDGVEVPYVTPFFHNTIVCYSYSKSLSLPGERIGYLVIPDEVEDSPKVIAAAAVANRVLGCVNAPSLMQRVIVRCVDEQVNLEAYNRNRELLYNSLKEYGFDCIKPEGAFYLFVKTPVDDKEFCQFCKEHRVLLVPGTSFACPGYVRIAYCVSYEQIERSLPAFKKIAEAYGLMEKGEEA; from the coding sequence ATGATAGCAGACAAGATGAGACCCCTTGTAGAAAACAATTCCGCCATCCGTGCCATGTTTGAAGAAGGAAAGAAGATGGCTGCCGTGTATGGCAGAGAGAATGTCTATGATTTCAGCCTTGGAAATCCCAATGTGCCGGCTCCGCCGGCGGTAAACCAGGCCATTCTTGACATTATCAGGGAAGAGGAAACCACTTTAATCCATGGATATATGAGCAATGCAGGATTCGAGGAGACAAGAGCTGCAGTTGCCCAGTCCTTAAACAGGCGGTTTGGGACTCATTTTCGTCTGGAAAATATTCTTATGACCGTTGGGGCGGCCAGCGGCATGAACGTGATATTAAAAACCATATTGGATCCTGGCGATGAGGTGGTGGTGTTTGCACCGTATTTTATGGAATATGGTTCCTATGTCCGCAATTATGACGGCGTACTTGTAGTGATATCTCCGGATAAGTCCAGCTTTCAGCCTGATTTAAAGGAGTTTGAGATGCGGATCACCCCCAGGACAAAGGCAGTGATCATCAACACTCCCAATAATCCTACAGGCGTAGTTTATTCTGCAGAGACTCTCAGCCAGATCGCAGGCATCCTTAAGAAGAAGGAAACAGAGTTTGGCACCCAGATCGTGTTGATTTCTGATGAGCCTTACCGGGAGCTGGCCTATGATGGGGTGGAGGTTCCCTATGTGACACCGTTTTTTCATAATACAATAGTCTGCTATTCTTACAGTAAGTCTTTGTCCCTGCCTGGGGAACGGATCGGATATCTGGTAATTCCCGACGAAGTGGAGGATTCTCCAAAGGTCATAGCTGCTGCAGCCGTTGCTAACCGTGTGCTGGGCTGTGTTAACGCGCCTTCCCTTATGCAGCGGGTAATCGTCCGCTGCGTGGATGAACAGGTGAATCTGGAAGCCTATAACAGGAATCGGGAGCTTCTCTATAACAGCTTAAAAGAATATGGATTTGACTGCATCAAGCCGGAGGGAGCCTTTTACTTATTTGTAAAGACACCGGTGGATGATAAAGAATTTTGTCAGTTCTGCAAAGAGCACAGGGTGCTTTTGGTGCCTGGAACTTCCTTTGCGTGTCCGGGCTATGTAAGGATCGCTTATTGTGTGTCCTACGAGCAGATCGAACGTTCTCTGCCGGCGTTTAAGAAAATCGCAGAAGCATATGGCCTGATGGAAAAAGGGGAGGAAGCATAA
- a CDS encoding AraC family transcriptional regulator, translating into MDNYEKRGYLNSDFRLFHLTDTKKQDFEYHYHDFDKIIIFIRGSVTYRIEGCAYKLNPYDIILVRHNDIHKPDIDPSVPYERIIVYLSPGFLLAYRSDSYDLSTCFQKSKELHSHVLRIHSMEKSGLYRTLSNLEYACTHDGYARDLYCQVVFLEFMIQLNRASLANRVQYLPPSTGDRRILGIMDYINSHLMEDITVDAIAEACYISRYHLMHLFKGETGYTLFDYITEKRLLLARDLLKTGMPVTEACFNSGFKNYSTFFRAYKKHFHLSPSEAVKEHGNI; encoded by the coding sequence ATGGATAACTACGAAAAGCGGGGATATTTAAACAGTGATTTCCGGCTGTTTCATCTGACCGATACAAAAAAACAGGATTTTGAATACCATTATCATGATTTCGATAAAATCATCATTTTCATCCGGGGATCCGTTACCTACCGGATCGAAGGCTGTGCTTATAAACTGAATCCCTATGATATCATACTGGTACGCCATAACGATATTCACAAGCCTGACATTGACCCGTCAGTGCCTTATGAAAGGATCATCGTCTATCTTTCCCCAGGATTTTTACTGGCTTACCGGTCCGACAGCTATGACTTGAGCACCTGTTTCCAAAAATCAAAAGAGCTGCATTCCCACGTCCTGAGGATTCATTCCATGGAAAAAAGCGGCCTGTACCGCACATTATCGAACCTGGAGTATGCCTGCACCCATGACGGCTACGCCAGGGATCTGTACTGTCAGGTGGTATTTCTGGAATTCATGATCCAGTTGAACAGGGCTTCTTTAGCTAACCGGGTACAGTATCTTCCTCCTTCCACCGGTGACCGGCGCATTTTAGGAATTATGGACTATATAAACAGTCATTTGATGGAAGATATAACCGTGGACGCCATTGCAGAGGCATGTTATATCAGCCGTTACCACCTGATGCACTTATTTAAAGGGGAAACCGGCTATACTTTGTTTGACTATATTACGGAAAAACGCCTTCTTTTGGCAAGGGACCTTTTAAAAACCGGAATGCCGGTTACGGAAGCCTGTTTTAACAGCGGCTTTAAAAACTACTCAACGTTTTTCAGGGCCTATAAAAAACACTTTCACCTTTCCCCTTCAGAAGCCGTAAAAGAGCATGGAAATATATAA
- the hisC gene encoding histidinol-phosphate transaminase, with the protein MRPWEANIRRVAPYVPGEQPKGEKLIKLNTNENPYPPSKDVSQALAGMDCAWFRKYPDPAATVLIKALSKAYEVEEDRIFVGVGSDDVLAVAFMTFFNSKKPILFPDVSYSFYKVWADLFRIPYETPDLDEEFCIRKEDYYRENGGIIFPNPNAPTGLFMPLSEVEDIIAHNQESVIIVDEAYIDFGGESALRLTEKYENLLVVQTFSKSRSMAGMRIGCAYGHPDLICALNDVKYSYNSYTMNIPSLVLGAKALEDEAYFKETLEKIINTREQAKKRLGELGFSFPDSMANFIFATHRERRAEEIYKALRENNIFVRYFKQPRLDNHLRISVGTDEEMEALYSFLKEYL; encoded by the coding sequence ATGAGACCATGGGAAGCAAACATCCGCAGGGTTGCTCCCTATGTGCCGGGAGAGCAGCCAAAGGGAGAAAAGTTAATTAAGCTAAATACCAACGAAAATCCATATCCGCCGTCGAAAGACGTCAGCCAGGCTTTGGCCGGGATGGACTGCGCCTGGTTTCGCAAATATCCGGATCCGGCAGCCACAGTTCTTATTAAAGCCCTTTCAAAAGCTTACGAGGTGGAAGAGGACCGGATTTTCGTAGGAGTAGGTTCTGATGATGTACTCGCAGTCGCTTTTATGACCTTTTTTAATTCCAAAAAGCCTATCCTGTTTCCTGATGTGAGCTATTCCTTTTATAAGGTCTGGGCGGATTTATTCCGGATTCCATATGAAACACCTGACCTTGACGAGGAATTTTGTATCCGGAAGGAAGATTATTACAGGGAAAATGGGGGAATCATATTTCCAAACCCCAATGCGCCTACCGGTCTTTTTATGCCTCTTTCTGAAGTGGAGGATATCATAGCCCATAACCAGGAATCAGTGATAATTGTAGATGAAGCCTATATTGATTTCGGCGGAGAAAGCGCATTAAGACTGACTGAAAAATATGAAAATCTTCTTGTGGTGCAGACCTTCAGTAAATCCCGTTCCATGGCAGGAATGAGAATCGGCTGTGCTTACGGGCATCCGGACCTGATCTGCGCATTAAACGATGTGAAGTATTCCTATAATTCCTATACCATGAATATTCCTTCCCTGGTTCTGGGTGCAAAAGCCCTTGAAGATGAAGCGTATTTTAAGGAAACCCTGGAAAAGATCATAAACACGAGAGAGCAGGCCAAGAAAAGACTTGGGGAACTGGGTTTTTCTTTCCCGGATTCCATGGCAAACTTTATATTTGCCACTCATAGAGAACGCAGGGCAGAGGAGATATACAAGGCTCTCCGGGAAAATAATATTTTTGTCCGGTATTTTAAGCAGCCACGGCTTGACAATCACCTGCGTATTTCCGTAGGAACGGATGAAGAGATGGAGGCGCTGTACAGTTTTTTGAAAGAATATCTTTAG
- a CDS encoding DUF4349 domain-containing protein, which produces MRKRKWGFVPSLLVILCLSACSNKSAAVDQNTVSDYGPAMTAETNVPVSPDSQYEKGEEEKAVTSLAGENGSGQVLPAGRKLIRNISMNVETDGFETLLHNLQTRITQLGGYVEQSDMSGSRLDSLGKPVPRYANMTIRIPVNQIDSFISTVETNGNITDKSEFTQDVTLQYSDLESRKKSLEVEQEKLWEFLQKAESIDTVITLQQRLSEIRYQLESMESQLKLYDNQVDYGTVSLSIREVTTFTPTAPESAGTRIRNGFADNLKIFKSGLLNLTIIAITTSPFWIPIAAAASAIFYYRRRKKKRRLAISPPTEDNEPSGTPGA; this is translated from the coding sequence ATGAGAAAAAGAAAATGGGGATTCGTCCCGTCTCTTCTGGTAATTCTCTGCTTAAGCGCATGCTCCAATAAATCCGCAGCAGTGGATCAGAACACTGTATCAGATTATGGGCCTGCTATGACTGCAGAGACAAATGTCCCGGTCAGCCCAGACAGCCAATATGAAAAGGGGGAAGAAGAAAAAGCTGTTACATCACTGGCAGGGGAAAACGGAAGTGGCCAGGTGCTTCCAGCCGGACGAAAACTCATACGGAACATATCCATGAACGTGGAAACAGATGGGTTTGAAACACTGCTTCATAACCTGCAGACCAGGATCACCCAGCTTGGCGGATATGTGGAACAATCCGATATGTCAGGCAGCCGCCTGGACAGCCTTGGAAAACCGGTGCCAAGGTATGCCAATATGACCATCCGGATTCCCGTGAACCAGATCGACAGCTTTATAAGCACAGTGGAAACCAATGGTAATATCACCGATAAATCGGAATTCACCCAGGATGTTACGCTGCAGTACAGCGATCTGGAAAGCAGAAAAAAGTCCCTGGAGGTGGAGCAGGAAAAGCTGTGGGAATTCCTCCAAAAAGCGGAGTCAATTGATACGGTCATCACCCTCCAGCAGCGGCTTTCCGAGATACGCTACCAGTTGGAATCCATGGAATCCCAGCTTAAGCTATACGACAATCAGGTGGATTACGGCACGGTTTCCCTAAGCATCAGGGAAGTCACCACCTTTACTCCCACTGCCCCGGAATCAGCCGGTACCCGCATAAGAAATGGATTCGCAGACAATCTTAAGATTTTTAAGTCCGGCTTGTTAAACCTTACGATCATCGCCATTACAACCAGTCCATTCTGGATCCCAATTGCCGCAGCCGCCTCTGCCATTTTCTATTACCGGCGGCGCAAAAAGAAAAGGCGCCTTGCCATCTCCCCTCCCACAGAGGACAATGAGCCTTCCGGCACACCAGGGGCCTGA
- a CDS encoding EAL domain-containing protein: MNLTSAETGDAGIYIVDQDYRIIYLNEAAKSYYPDLREGMYCYQGVGKGMGPCKDCPGTGEKSGHVIFYNSASELWMDVSSGIIDWPGHKGCKLIMFKPVDEKNKNLFYHLTDNTVYDELFELNIAANAYRILFHQKDKFRIPKLEGQLDSMFQEAANFIIHPEDREEFLAFWDRSTLLDRLHAGGRIIKGEFRRQLVGGNYCWISMIAVLFRCGDCADPIIMSYVQDIDSRKKQEVEAQKKLQEKREETDSLTGLFRYGPFFEKADQLLKKQSDARYFMVAIDIEHFKLFNEWYGEEEGDRFLIKIGKYLKSLELLYGSLAGYMGGDDFIIILPEDISILKNLEGEINHYARQYGGNAGFLPAFGVYRIEDRRLSVSMMYDRAAIALNSVKGNYAKRIGWYDPGMKQKMEKDQILLSEIQSALEKREFIFYVQPQCNMLTGKIIGLESLVRWRHPLRGLISPAEFIPLLEQNGFITYLDIYIWEMVCRQLNSWAKAGKRLIPISINMSRMDIYAIDVVEKFKELVSRYEIDPRYLEIEITESAYAEDDDKMQRVLEDLRRAGFPVFMDDFGSGYSSLNMLKDVNVDVIKIDTKFLDMNENSQSRGMGILETIVRMARVMQMKIIAEGVERKDQVDFLRNIGCIYGQGYYYYKPLPVKEAEQLLMQEDQVDYGGIQARQLGQLKLEDLFNENITSEAMLNNMLGAIALYEVYEDRCEVLRVNQEYYHITGDNPIDMEEHRWFLLNRVYKDDRDWVLSIFEKAYNNPIRGGEGIFRQYRLSGKLMWVHLRVFFLREQDEHRLYYGAVRDATEQMEQRQKLEDSQKILGDMLKLSGRDISFEKLPDRHAAVSMMETYVMRRRFQPSALVLFEILGPGEGCGGGKAVKPLFAPYVECLKRFFREDDIICLNGVYEAMVLCKNIRNSDMEHKLKRVEKALTQELSGNETEHLFSINSAFAIIEAQDKDFGDCCDKARSALIQSRKLADREA, translated from the coding sequence ATGAATCTTACGTCGGCTGAAACTGGTGATGCCGGTATTTACATAGTTGACCAGGATTACAGGATCATTTATCTTAATGAAGCGGCTAAGTCATATTATCCGGATTTAAGAGAGGGAATGTACTGTTATCAGGGGGTTGGGAAAGGAATGGGACCCTGTAAAGACTGTCCGGGTACAGGGGAAAAGTCCGGGCATGTGATATTCTATAATTCTGCCTCAGAGCTTTGGATGGATGTATCCTCTGGTATAATTGACTGGCCCGGACACAAAGGCTGTAAGCTCATCATGTTCAAGCCGGTGGATGAGAAGAATAAGAATCTTTTTTATCATCTGACGGACAACACCGTTTATGATGAGCTTTTTGAATTGAACATTGCCGCGAACGCTTATAGGATCCTGTTTCATCAAAAAGATAAATTCAGGATTCCAAAGCTGGAAGGACAGTTAGACTCTATGTTTCAGGAGGCGGCGAATTTTATAATTCACCCGGAAGACAGGGAGGAATTTTTGGCATTCTGGGACAGGTCCACCCTGTTAGACCGCCTTCATGCAGGCGGAAGGATCATTAAGGGCGAATTCCGCAGGCAGCTGGTGGGCGGGAACTACTGCTGGATCAGTATGATTGCCGTTTTGTTCCGGTGCGGGGATTGTGCGGACCCAATCATCATGAGTTATGTCCAGGATATTGACAGCAGAAAGAAGCAGGAAGTGGAAGCACAGAAAAAGCTTCAGGAGAAGCGGGAAGAAACGGATTCCCTGACAGGGCTTTTCCGTTACGGCCCTTTCTTTGAGAAGGCGGACCAGCTTTTGAAAAAACAATCCGATGCAAGGTATTTTATGGTGGCCATTGATATTGAGCATTTTAAGCTGTTTAATGAATGGTATGGGGAAGAGGAAGGAGACCGATTCCTGATTAAGATCGGAAAATATTTAAAATCCCTGGAGCTGCTGTATGGTTCCCTGGCAGGGTATATGGGCGGAGATGACTTTATCATTATCCTTCCGGAAGACATTTCCATACTAAAAAACCTGGAAGGTGAGATTAATCATTATGCCAGACAGTACGGCGGTAATGCAGGATTTCTTCCGGCTTTTGGCGTCTACCGGATTGAGGACCGGAGGCTTTCGGTCAGCATGATGTATGACAGGGCGGCAATCGCCTTAAACTCCGTAAAGGGAAATTATGCCAAGAGAATAGGCTGGTACGATCCTGGCATGAAACAGAAAATGGAAAAGGACCAGATCCTTCTCTCAGAAATTCAGAGCGCCCTGGAAAAGAGAGAATTTATTTTTTATGTCCAGCCCCAGTGCAACATGCTTACAGGTAAGATCATCGGCCTGGAATCCCTGGTCAGATGGCGGCATCCGCTCCGGGGGCTTATCTCACCTGCAGAGTTCATACCGCTTTTAGAGCAGAACGGGTTTATCACCTATCTGGACATTTATATCTGGGAGATGGTCTGCAGGCAGTTAAACAGCTGGGCAAAGGCCGGGAAAAGACTGATCCCCATTTCCATCAATATGTCCCGCATGGACATCTATGCCATTGATGTTGTGGAAAAATTCAAGGAACTGGTAAGCAGGTACGAGATTGATCCAAGATACCTGGAGATCGAGATTACGGAAAGCGCCTATGCAGAGGATGATGATAAGATGCAAAGGGTTCTTGAGGATCTTCGCAGGGCGGGCTTTCCGGTGTTTATGGATGACTTTGGAAGCGGCTATTCTTCTCTTAACATGCTAAAAGATGTCAATGTTGATGTCATTAAGATCGACACCAAATTCCTGGATATGAATGAAAACAGCCAGAGCCGGGGAATGGGGATTTTAGAGACCATTGTGAGAATGGCAAGGGTCATGCAGATGAAGATCATCGCCGAAGGGGTTGAAAGAAAGGATCAGGTGGACTTTTTAAGAAATATCGGCTGTATTTACGGACAGGGATACTATTATTATAAGCCCCTTCCTGTGAAAGAGGCGGAGCAGCTCTTAATGCAGGAGGATCAGGTGGATTACGGGGGAATCCAGGCCCGCCAGTTAGGGCAGCTGAAACTGGAGGACCTGTTTAATGAAAACATCACCAGCGAGGCGATGCTAAATAATATGCTGGGGGCGATCGCCCTGTATGAAGTGTATGAGGACCGGTGCGAGGTTCTTCGGGTGAATCAGGAATATTACCACATTACAGGGGATAATCCCATTGACATGGAAGAACACAGATGGTTTTTGTTAAACAGAGTTTATAAAGATGACAGGGACTGGGTTTTGAGCATTTTTGAAAAGGCATACAACAATCCAATCCGGGGAGGCGAAGGCATTTTCCGGCAGTACCGCCTAAGCGGGAAACTGATGTGGGTACATTTGCGCGTATTCTTTTTAAGAGAACAGGATGAACACCGTCTGTACTATGGAGCGGTGAGAGATGCCACGGAACAGATGGAGCAGCGTCAGAAGCTGGAGGACTCCCAGAAAATTCTGGGAGATATGCTAAAGCTTTCCGGAAGGGATATTTCCTTTGAGAAGCTTCCTGACCGTCATGCTGCTGTTTCCATGATGGAGACCTATGTGATGCGCCGCCGCTTTCAGCCTTCGGCCCTGGTTTTATTTGAGATTTTGGGACCGGGAGAAGGCTGCGGAGGGGGGAAAGCGGTAAAGCCCCTTTTTGCCCCTTATGTGGAATGCCTGAAACGCTTTTTCCGGGAAGATGATATCATCTGCTTAAATGGCGTATATGAAGCAATGGTACTGTGCAAAAATATCCGGAACAGTGATATGGAACATAAGCTTAAGCGGGTGGAGAAAGCCTTGACCCAGGAACTTTCGGGAAATGAAACAGAGCATTTGTTCTCGATCAATTCTGCGTTTGCTATCATAGAGGCACAGGATAAGGATTTTGGAGATTGCTGTGATAAGGCAAGATCAGCTCTTATACAGTCCAGGAAGCTTGCAGACAGGGAAGCGTGA
- the dapF gene encoding diaminopimelate epimerase, which yields MNITLEKYHGLGNDYLIFDPNKNELELTEESVRLICNRNFGVGSDGLLVGPVFGQDKLELKILNPDGSEAELSGNGVRIFGKYLKDAGYVQKNRFIVNTLSGQQTIQYLNETGTKIKVSMGKLSFYSDEIPVTGPRREVLNETMMFGSIPYRVTCVSIGNPHCVIWLNDISKELACRIGKHSETADYFPEKINTELLKVVDRTNIEIEIYERGAGYTLASGTSGCAAAGAAYRMGLTDPKMYVHMPGGVLEVEIEKDGSVLMTGEVGYVGRFTLSHEMTEQLRALQ from the coding sequence ATGAATATCACGTTGGAAAAATATCATGGGCTGGGCAACGATTATCTGATTTTTGACCCTAATAAAAATGAATTGGAGCTGACAGAGGAAAGTGTCCGCCTGATCTGCAACCGGAATTTCGGAGTAGGGTCTGACGGGCTTTTAGTAGGGCCTGTTTTTGGGCAGGATAAGCTGGAGCTTAAGATTTTAAATCCCGACGGAAGCGAAGCGGAGTTAAGCGGCAACGGCGTGCGGATCTTTGGGAAATACTTAAAGGATGCCGGATATGTGCAGAAAAACCGCTTTATTGTCAATACATTAAGCGGGCAGCAGACGATCCAGTACTTAAACGAGACCGGAACCAAAATAAAGGTATCCATGGGAAAATTAAGCTTTTACAGTGACGAGATCCCTGTAACAGGGCCAAGGAGAGAGGTGCTGAATGAAACCATGATGTTTGGAAGCATCCCTTACCGGGTTACCTGTGTTTCCATAGGCAATCCTCACTGCGTCATCTGGCTGAACGATATATCAAAGGAACTGGCCTGCCGGATCGGAAAGCATTCGGAAACAGCCGATTATTTCCCGGAAAAGATAAATACGGAGCTTTTGAAGGTTGTGGACAGGACCAATATTGAAATTGAGATTTACGAACGGGGAGCCGGATATACCCTGGCTTCGGGAACCAGCGGCTGTGCGGCCGCAGGTGCGGCGTACCGTATGGGGCTTACGGACCCTAAGATGTATGTACACATGCCGGGAGGCGTGCTTGAGGTGGAAATTGAAAAGGATGGCAGCGTACTGATGACAGGGGAAGTCGGTTACGTAGGGAGATTCACCCTTTCTCATGAGATGACGGAGCAGCTGCGCGCACTCCAGTAA
- the ytvI gene encoding sporulation integral membrane protein YtvI, which translates to MEQIRKYCRLILNIVIPILFIYLICVWGPKLLNFFLPFVIGWVIAVIANPLVRFLEKRLKIVRKHSSVLIVVAVLALIITVLYFLVSKLISETAGFARDIPKYYESAWIEIQKLLLEVEGLLQFLPQNIQDSVNQFFTHMGEYLNVMVQKIASPTVTVAGNVVKSIPAALVYTIVTIFSSYLFIVDRDRIMEVLRRYIPAGGAKYYQYLKKDARRLVGGYFLAQFKIMFVIASVLAAGFLVLGVNYALLLAVIIAILDFLPILGTGTVLIPWALIQLVAGEYAFGMGLLVIYVLTLVLRQVIQPKIVGDTMGLDPLMTLLFLYLGFKISGIAGMILAVPIGMLFLNLYEFGAFNSFIGSVKTLIHDINAFRRGPD; encoded by the coding sequence ATGGAACAAATTAGAAAATATTGCAGACTGATTCTTAATATTGTGATACCGATTTTATTTATATACTTAATTTGCGTGTGGGGACCGAAGCTTTTAAATTTCTTCCTTCCCTTTGTCATTGGCTGGGTCATTGCGGTAATTGCCAATCCGTTGGTGCGTTTCTTAGAGAAACGTTTAAAGATCGTAAGGAAGCACAGCTCCGTGCTGATCGTGGTTGCGGTGCTTGCGCTTATTATAACGGTGCTTTATTTCCTGGTCTCCAAGCTTATTTCCGAAACGGCCGGATTTGCAAGAGATATTCCCAAGTATTATGAATCTGCCTGGATCGAGATTCAGAAGCTGCTTTTGGAAGTGGAGGGGCTTTTGCAGTTCCTGCCCCAGAATATTCAGGACTCTGTGAACCAGTTTTTTACCCATATGGGCGAATATTTAAATGTGATGGTTCAGAAAATCGCCTCTCCCACGGTGACGGTGGCGGGAAATGTGGTAAAGAGCATTCCGGCAGCACTGGTTTATACCATTGTGACGATTTTTTCCTCCTATCTGTTCATTGTGGATCGGGATCGGATTATGGAAGTGCTTCGCCGGTATATACCGGCTGGAGGGGCCAAATATTATCAGTATCTGAAGAAAGATGCCAGGCGACTTGTGGGCGGTTATTTTCTTGCCCAGTTTAAGATCATGTTTGTCATTGCCTCCGTATTAGCGGCAGGATTTCTGGTACTGGGAGTGAATTATGCTCTGCTTCTTGCAGTTATTATCGCCATCCTTGATTTTCTGCCGATTTTAGGAACCGGTACCGTTCTGATTCCATGGGCATTGATCCAACTTGTTGCAGGTGAGTATGCCTTTGGTATGGGCCTGCTGGTTATTTATGTTTTGACCCTGGTCTTAAGGCAGGTCATTCAGCCTAAGATCGTAGGCGATACCATGGGGCTTGACCCTCTTATGACGCTGTTGTTTTTATATCTGGGATTTAAGATAAGCGGGATTGCCGGGATGATTCTGGCAGTACCTATTGGCATGCTGTTTTTAAATCTGTATGAGTTCGGGGCCTTTAATTCTTTTATTGGCAGCGTGAAAACACTGATCCATGATATTAATGCGTTCCGCAGGGGACCGGATTAA